The proteins below are encoded in one region of Limnochorda pilosa:
- a CDS encoding carbohydrate ABC transporter permease translates to MRALGEARVERHGWRALAPGTARSRAALVRALVYLGLAALAAVFLYPLVLMVFTAFKSTREIFMDPFGLPSGWSLKPFLDVWGRARFSVYFRNSVLVTSLSTVVVLACSSLSAYALARYRFRFNGMLYLFFLAGIMIPIRLGVLPLFLLMRDLHLLNTHASLVLTYAASGMPMSVFLLAGFFRTLPKELEYAARIDGCTEFQTFYRVMLPLVRPGLATVTIVNFVPWWNDFFFPLLFIQSDHLKTIPLGMTVFFGQYMTDWGLLFAGMLIASLPLLVVYLVMSRQFIAGLTAGAVKG, encoded by the coding sequence ATGCGGGCGCTGGGAGAGGCACGCGTGGAGCGGCACGGTTGGAGGGCGCTGGCACCGGGAACGGCCCGGAGCCGGGCGGCACTGGTGCGGGCGCTGGTCTACCTGGGCCTGGCGGCTCTGGCGGCCGTGTTCCTCTACCCGCTGGTGCTCATGGTCTTCACCGCCTTCAAGTCCACCCGGGAGATCTTCATGGACCCCTTCGGCCTGCCCTCGGGCTGGAGCCTGAAGCCCTTCCTGGACGTCTGGGGGCGGGCCCGCTTCAGCGTCTACTTCCGGAACTCGGTCCTGGTCACCTCGCTCTCGACGGTGGTGGTGCTGGCCTGCTCGTCCCTCTCCGCCTATGCCCTGGCCCGCTACCGCTTCCGGTTCAACGGCATGCTCTACCTTTTCTTCCTGGCGGGGATCATGATCCCCATCCGGCTGGGGGTGCTGCCCCTCTTCCTGCTCATGCGGGACCTGCACCTGCTCAACACCCACGCGTCGCTGGTGCTCACCTACGCGGCCAGCGGCATGCCCATGTCCGTCTTCCTGCTGGCGGGCTTCTTCCGCACGCTCCCCAAGGAGCTCGAGTACGCCGCCCGCATCGACGGCTGCACCGAGTTCCAGACCTTCTATCGGGTGATGCTGCCCCTGGTCCGCCCGGGGCTCGCTACCGTGACCATCGTCAACTTCGTGCCCTGGTGGAACGACTTCTTCTTCCCGCTGCTCTTCATCCAGTCCGACCACCTGAAGACGATCCCGCTGGGGATGACTGTCTTCTTCGGCCAGTACATGACCGACTGGGGGCTCCTGTTCGCCGGGATGCTCATCGCGAGCCTCCCGCTCCTGGTCGTTTACCTGGTCATGTCCCGGCAGTTCATCGCCGGCCTCACGGCGGGCGCGGTGAAGGGGTGA
- a CDS encoding carbohydrate ABC transporter permease, whose product MNRSWLERHAYVLFLVPGLVLYGLFMVYPLGSSLGYSFFHWDGLVRGSFAGLENFRAVLTRSPYQERFWGALGHNALFFVSTLAIQSTVGLALAALFRKKWRGFGFFQTVYFVPYTLSMVVVGFLWLMLLNPTWGAFNQALRAVGLGGWVQPWLGQTETALPTIILVNAWRWLGFPVLVFLAGLQGIPDEFHEAATVDGATGWQAFRHVTLPLLAPVLGMMTILTFIWDFNAFELVFVMQGSSGNPYYATDLLGTLFYRTAFGDSTTGGEPGQIGIASAIAVLMLLLIGAVSYLGVRQMQKRQVEY is encoded by the coding sequence GTGAACCGGAGCTGGCTCGAGCGCCACGCGTACGTCCTCTTCCTGGTGCCGGGGCTGGTGCTCTACGGGCTTTTCATGGTCTACCCGCTGGGCTCCTCGTTGGGGTACAGCTTCTTCCACTGGGACGGGCTGGTGCGGGGCTCGTTCGCGGGGCTGGAGAACTTCAGGGCGGTGCTCACCCGCTCGCCCTACCAGGAGCGTTTCTGGGGTGCGCTGGGCCACAACGCCCTCTTCTTCGTGAGCACCCTGGCCATCCAGAGCACGGTGGGGCTCGCCCTGGCCGCCCTCTTCCGGAAGAAGTGGCGGGGCTTCGGCTTCTTCCAGACGGTCTACTTCGTCCCCTACACCCTCTCCATGGTGGTGGTGGGCTTCCTCTGGCTCATGCTCCTCAATCCCACCTGGGGCGCCTTCAACCAGGCGCTGCGGGCGGTGGGGCTGGGCGGCTGGGTGCAGCCGTGGCTGGGCCAGACCGAGACCGCGCTGCCCACCATCATCCTGGTGAACGCCTGGCGGTGGCTCGGATTCCCGGTACTGGTCTTCCTGGCGGGGCTCCAGGGCATCCCCGACGAGTTCCACGAGGCGGCCACCGTTGACGGCGCCACGGGCTGGCAGGCTTTCCGCCACGTGACCCTGCCGCTCCTGGCGCCGGTGCTGGGGATGATGACCATCCTCACCTTCATCTGGGACTTCAACGCCTTCGAGCTGGTCTTCGTCATGCAGGGCTCCAGCGGCAACCCCTACTACGCGACGGATCTGCTGGGAACCTTGTTCTACCGCACCGCCTTCGGCGACTCCACCACCGGCGGCGAGCCCGGGCAGATCGGGATCGCTTCCGCCATCGCGGTCCTCATGCTCCTCCTGATCGGGGCGGTCTCGTACCTGGGCGTGCGGCAGATGCAGAAGCGGCAGGTGGAGTACTGA
- a CDS encoding extracellular solute-binding protein: protein MHAPRITVSLVLLLLAGLILAPAVPVSAQEVNLTFWSWRTEDQAAYDQFIQAFEAENPGIHVRFVPYKNTEYNTIVATALQAGSGPDIIHLRAYGGLEPLADAGYLMPMDDQVEALKAFNPDVLRGATNRKDGKVYGVPFALQTVQVLYNVRVFQELGLKEPQTWDELLQVAAALKKAGYIPFANGAKEGWTLETFFGAVGPSFYGPEFYSEVVAGETTFEDPRFKAAVEKMLELRPYLPESYMGVGYTDMQVMFAQELAGMMLAGSYELGTFAQMNPNLQVGVFPIPPERAGEPAAMTMYVDGSYGVNAATKHPEAALEFIRFLASREYGQMFADTLKQISAVPGTQPQDPVLAELVQLMEAHGTPYLMLTAFRYGQPSGSTLLQNELQGVFAGKLSVEQAARNIQKGLASWYEPFQ from the coding sequence GTGCACGCACCGCGCATCACGGTAAGCCTGGTCCTCCTGCTCCTGGCAGGACTCATCCTGGCCCCGGCGGTCCCGGTGAGCGCTCAGGAGGTCAACCTCACCTTCTGGAGCTGGCGCACCGAAGACCAGGCCGCCTACGACCAGTTCATCCAGGCCTTCGAGGCTGAGAACCCTGGCATCCACGTCCGATTCGTGCCCTACAAGAACACCGAGTACAACACCATCGTGGCCACGGCGCTCCAGGCCGGCTCGGGACCGGACATCATCCACCTGCGGGCGTACGGCGGCTTGGAGCCGCTGGCCGACGCCGGCTACCTGATGCCCATGGACGACCAGGTGGAGGCGCTCAAGGCCTTCAACCCCGACGTGCTGCGGGGGGCCACCAACCGGAAGGACGGAAAGGTCTACGGCGTGCCCTTCGCGCTCCAGACCGTCCAGGTGCTCTACAACGTCCGGGTCTTCCAGGAGCTGGGGCTGAAGGAGCCCCAGACCTGGGATGAGCTGCTCCAGGTGGCGGCCGCGCTGAAGAAGGCGGGCTACATCCCCTTCGCCAACGGCGCCAAGGAGGGCTGGACGCTCGAAACCTTCTTCGGTGCGGTGGGACCCAGCTTCTACGGCCCGGAGTTCTACTCGGAGGTCGTAGCCGGCGAGACCACCTTCGAGGATCCGCGGTTCAAGGCCGCGGTGGAGAAGATGCTGGAGCTGCGCCCCTACCTGCCCGAGAGCTACATGGGCGTGGGCTACACCGACATGCAGGTGATGTTCGCCCAGGAGCTGGCGGGGATGATGCTGGCCGGCTCCTACGAGTTGGGCACTTTCGCCCAGATGAACCCGAACCTGCAGGTGGGCGTCTTCCCGATCCCGCCGGAACGGGCTGGAGAGCCCGCCGCGATGACGATGTACGTGGACGGCTCCTATGGGGTTAACGCGGCGACCAAGCATCCCGAGGCGGCACTGGAGTTCATCCGCTTCCTGGCCTCCAGGGAGTACGGCCAGATGTTCGCCGACACGCTCAAGCAGATCTCGGCCGTGCCCGGCACCCAGCCCCAGGACCCCGTCCTGGCCGAGCTCGTTCAGCTCATGGAGGCCCACGGTACCCCGTACCTGATGCTCACCGCCTTCCGCTACGGACAGCCGAGCGGCTCCACCCTGCTGCAGAACGAGCTTCAGGGCGTCTTCGCCGGCAAGCTGAGCGTGGAACAGGCGGCCCGCAACATCCAGAAGGGCCTCGCGAGCTGGTACGAGCCCTTCCAGTAA
- a CDS encoding exo-beta-N-acetylmuramidase NamZ domain-containing protein, whose translation MSAQRRRVRPLSALIVLGILLLSAKATRTGSAESPADLPPVLRPASRATLNTLDLDALEDIDALIADGIRQAKFPGAVVLVARDGAVLKWEAYGDAYTYGPDGEPMAWSLPMTRNSVFDLASLTKLFTATAVMQLVERGKVDLDAPVATYLPTFGSRGKEEVTVRQLLTHTSGLPAWAPFYKDQPDPEARIRSLLEAGLESDPGTKYVYSDLGFVTLGLLVEAASGQPLDRYVAEHIAEPLGLRQTRYNPPSEWRPWIAATEAQPWTGRPMIWGEVHDENAWSLSGVSGHAGLFSSARDLAVFLQTLLNGGTYAGRRILQPATVEEMLRDQLGSELGPHGLGWELSEPWYMGAFADTGGAFGHTGYTGTSVVADRSTGTLVIVLTNRVHPTRENGSINPWRRGVADLVARAAGLIGSLRRPQEEAPEGEIVTLGIDVLLEDPSILKGKRVGVITNPTGINRVFRSVVDLLHEHPDIDLAAVFGPEHGFRGAEQAGARVGDQTDPVTGLPVYSLYGETRKPTAEMLEGLDVLVFDIQDVGVHFYTYVSTMAYAMEAAAEHGLEFVVLDRPNPIGGLDVQGPVIQEGYTSFIGVYPMPIRHGMTVGELAWYFNDAFDIDAELTVVPMKSWRRGEWYDQTGLPTWVMPSPNMPTLDTAIVYPGTALLEGTNLSEGRGTTRPFELIGAPFVDAEAFARYLNGRGLPGVVFRPTSFTPTFSKYPGEVVHGVQLHVTDRDRFDPVRAGIEILVAARRLYPDRFQIDRPEHFDLLTGDPSVRLGIENGASADIIEAAWQRDLEAFKQIRDRYLIYQDR comes from the coding sequence GTGAGCGCACAACGTCGACGCGTGCGTCCTCTCTCGGCTCTGATCGTCTTGGGCATCCTCCTGCTCTCCGCGAAGGCGACGAGGACCGGTTCGGCCGAGTCGCCGGCCGACCTGCCCCCAGTTCTGCGTCCCGCTTCGCGGGCGACCCTAAACACCCTGGACCTCGACGCGCTCGAAGACATCGATGCACTGATCGCCGACGGAATCCGCCAGGCCAAGTTCCCTGGGGCCGTGGTGCTCGTGGCTCGCGATGGGGCGGTCCTCAAGTGGGAGGCCTACGGCGACGCCTACACCTACGGACCGGACGGAGAGCCCATGGCCTGGTCCCTACCCATGACCCGCAACAGCGTCTTCGACCTCGCCTCCCTCACCAAGCTCTTCACGGCTACCGCCGTCATGCAGCTGGTGGAACGGGGCAAGGTAGACCTGGACGCCCCCGTGGCCACGTACCTTCCCACCTTTGGGTCCCGCGGGAAGGAGGAGGTGACGGTGCGTCAACTCCTCACCCATACGTCCGGCCTGCCTGCCTGGGCGCCTTTCTACAAGGACCAGCCAGACCCGGAGGCCCGGATCCGCTCGTTGCTGGAAGCCGGTCTGGAAAGCGACCCCGGGACGAAGTATGTTTACAGCGACTTGGGCTTCGTCACCCTCGGCCTGCTGGTAGAGGCTGCGAGCGGCCAGCCGCTGGACCGGTACGTGGCGGAGCACATCGCGGAGCCTCTGGGGCTTCGACAGACCCGGTACAACCCTCCAAGCGAGTGGCGCCCGTGGATCGCGGCCACCGAAGCCCAGCCGTGGACCGGCAGGCCCATGATCTGGGGTGAGGTCCACGACGAGAATGCCTGGAGCCTGTCCGGCGTGTCCGGGCACGCCGGGCTCTTCTCGTCGGCCCGGGATCTGGCCGTCTTCCTCCAAACTCTGCTCAACGGCGGGACCTACGCCGGACGCCGGATCCTGCAACCGGCGACCGTAGAGGAGATGCTTCGCGACCAGCTGGGAAGCGAGCTGGGCCCCCACGGTCTCGGCTGGGAGCTGAGCGAGCCCTGGTACATGGGAGCCTTCGCCGACACCGGCGGAGCCTTCGGCCACACGGGATACACGGGGACCAGCGTGGTGGCCGACCGGTCCACCGGGACCCTCGTGATCGTGCTAACCAACCGCGTCCACCCGACCCGCGAGAACGGGAGCATCAACCCCTGGCGGAGGGGTGTAGCCGACCTGGTGGCCCGCGCGGCGGGGCTCATCGGCAGCCTCCGGCGCCCCCAAGAGGAAGCCCCCGAAGGTGAGATCGTGACCCTGGGCATCGACGTCCTCCTCGAGGATCCGTCCATTCTGAAGGGCAAACGCGTGGGTGTCATCACCAACCCCACGGGGATCAACCGGGTGTTCCGCAGCGTGGTGGACCTCCTGCACGAGCACCCGGACATCGACCTGGCGGCCGTTTTCGGACCCGAGCACGGTTTCCGGGGTGCCGAGCAGGCAGGCGCGCGCGTGGGGGACCAGACCGACCCCGTCACAGGGCTGCCTGTCTACAGCCTCTACGGCGAGACCAGGAAACCCACGGCGGAGATGCTGGAGGGGCTCGATGTCCTGGTCTTCGACATCCAGGACGTGGGCGTCCACTTCTACACGTACGTCTCGACTATGGCCTACGCCATGGAGGCTGCGGCCGAGCACGGCCTGGAGTTCGTGGTGCTGGACCGTCCCAACCCCATCGGGGGCCTGGACGTCCAGGGGCCGGTCATCCAGGAAGGGTACACGTCCTTCATCGGAGTGTACCCCATGCCGATCCGGCACGGCATGACGGTGGGGGAGCTGGCCTGGTACTTCAACGACGCGTTCGACATCGATGCCGAGTTGACCGTGGTCCCTATGAAGAGCTGGCGCCGGGGGGAGTGGTACGATCAGACGGGGCTCCCCACATGGGTGATGCCCTCGCCGAACATGCCCACCCTCGACACCGCCATCGTTTACCCTGGCACGGCGCTCCTGGAGGGGACCAACCTCTCCGAGGGGCGAGGGACCACCCGGCCCTTCGAGCTGATCGGGGCGCCCTTCGTGGACGCCGAAGCCTTCGCGCGCTACCTCAATGGGCGCGGGCTTCCGGGCGTCGTCTTCCGTCCCACGAGCTTCACCCCCACCTTCTCCAAGTACCCAGGGGAGGTCGTCCACGGGGTGCAGCTCCACGTCACCGATCGGGACCGCTTCGATCCGGTTCGGGCGGGTATCGAGATCCTGGTGGCGGCCCGCCGGCTTTACCCTGACCGCTTCCAGATCGACCGGCCCGAGCATTTCGACCTGCTTACGGGTGATCCTTCTGTGCGGCTCGGCATCGAAAACGGCGCATCGGCGGACATCATCGAGGCCGCGTGGCAGCGCGACCTGGAGGCGTTCAAGCAGATCCGTGACCGGTATCTGATTTACCAAGACCGATAG
- the murQ gene encoding N-acetylmuramic acid 6-phosphate etherase → MVDRLTTESRNLQSMEIDRLSPLEIARLMNREDRRVVEAVEAELPRIARGIEMMTETLAAGRRVLYVGAGTSGRLGLLDAVEWLPTFGVGQEAVEVILAGGLDAILQAAEEAEDDAEGGAAQVLRRAQPGDLVVGLTASGATPFVIGAVTAARRLGATTLGVTCNRPSVLEETADWTIAPVVGAEVVTGSTRLKAGTAQKMVLNMLSTGAMIRLGKVYENLMVDLRATNSKLRDRAVRTLQEATGAPREACEQAFQESGHQVKVAIVMLHCGLDREAAQRRLEQVGGFVRRAIEGCSGPSDRR, encoded by the coding sequence ATGGTGGATCGCCTGACGACCGAGTCGAGGAACCTGCAGAGCATGGAGATCGACCGTCTCAGTCCCCTGGAGATCGCTCGTCTGATGAACCGGGAGGACCGGCGCGTGGTGGAGGCGGTGGAGGCCGAGTTGCCTCGCATCGCCCGGGGCATCGAGATGATGACCGAGACCCTCGCCGCAGGGCGCCGGGTCCTCTACGTGGGGGCGGGCACCAGCGGCCGTCTGGGGCTCCTGGACGCGGTGGAGTGGCTCCCCACCTTCGGGGTGGGCCAGGAGGCGGTGGAGGTGATCCTGGCCGGCGGCCTCGACGCCATCCTGCAGGCGGCCGAGGAAGCGGAGGACGACGCCGAAGGGGGAGCCGCCCAGGTTCTTCGCCGGGCGCAGCCGGGGGATCTGGTGGTGGGCCTCACCGCGAGCGGTGCCACGCCCTTCGTGATCGGCGCGGTCACGGCAGCACGCCGGCTGGGCGCAACGACCTTGGGCGTCACCTGCAACCGGCCGTCGGTGCTCGAGGAGACCGCCGACTGGACCATCGCCCCCGTGGTGGGGGCGGAGGTGGTCACCGGCTCCACCCGCCTGAAGGCCGGCACCGCCCAGAAGATGGTGCTCAACATGCTCTCCACCGGTGCCATGATCCGCCTGGGCAAGGTGTACGAGAACCTGATGGTGGACCTGCGCGCCACCAACAGCAAGCTGCGCGACCGGGCGGTGCGCACACTGCAGGAGGCCACCGGCGCCCCACGCGAGGCGTGCGAGCAGGCCTTCCAGGAGTCCGGCCACCAGGTGAAGGTCGCGATCGTGATGCTCCACTGCGGCCTGGACCGCGAGGCGGCCCAGAGGCGGTTGGAGCAGGTCGGAGGGTTCGTCCGCCGGGCGATCGAGGGGTGCAGCGGCCCATCCGACCGGAGGTGA
- the kduD gene encoding 2-dehydro-3-deoxy-D-gluconate 5-dehydrogenase KduD has protein sequence MQTLFDLSGKVAIVTGASRGIGQALAVGLAEAGADIAGVSRGALRETEEQVTGRYGRCFEPVQVDLRHPDAAERIFAQTLERFTQVDILVNNAGIIRRNQAIDVTDDEWDEVMLVNLKQVFALSRQAGRYFRTRGRGKIINIASMLSFQGGILVPSYAASKSGVLGLTRALANEWAPLGINVNAIAPGYVETEATRPIREDPQRNASILERIPAGRWGRPEDLKGAAVFLASHASDYVHGAVIPVDGGWLAR, from the coding sequence ATGCAGACCCTCTTCGACCTCTCGGGGAAAGTGGCGATCGTGACCGGAGCGAGCCGCGGCATCGGCCAGGCGCTGGCCGTCGGGCTGGCCGAGGCCGGTGCGGACATCGCGGGCGTCTCCCGGGGTGCCCTGCGGGAGACAGAGGAGCAGGTGACCGGAAGGTATGGGCGGTGCTTCGAGCCGGTCCAGGTCGACCTGCGCCATCCGGATGCAGCCGAGCGTATCTTCGCCCAGACGCTCGAACGGTTCACCCAGGTCGACATCCTGGTGAACAACGCCGGGATCATCCGAAGGAACCAGGCCATCGACGTCACGGACGACGAGTGGGACGAGGTCATGCTTGTCAACCTCAAGCAGGTGTTCGCCCTGAGCCGTCAGGCTGGGCGGTACTTTCGAACCCGAGGCCGGGGAAAGATCATCAACATCGCCTCCATGCTCTCCTTCCAGGGAGGGATCCTCGTTCCGTCGTACGCCGCGAGCAAGAGCGGCGTCCTGGGTCTCACCCGCGCCCTGGCCAACGAGTGGGCCCCCCTCGGCATCAACGTCAATGCCATCGCCCCCGGCTACGTCGAGACGGAGGCGACCCGCCCGATTCGTGAGGATCCCCAGCGCAACGCCAGCATCCTCGAGCGGATCCCCGCCGGACGCTGGGGCCGGCCCGAGGACCTGAAGGGTGCAGCCGTCTTCCTGGCGTCCCATGCGTCGGACTACGTCCACGGCGCGGTCATCCCGGTGGATGGCGGATGGTTGGCCCGGTAA
- a CDS encoding ABC transporter permease: protein MATVEAPVTRAPGEAEVRTLTRAQRVRRRFLRHRVGVAGFAVAAVLYLIIALGPFLAPYPFDQMHRDHRYAPPTPIHFMDAEGRFHARPFVYGIERTRDPVTFQFRYQEDRSQIHPIRFLVAGEPYRFLGLLPARVRLFGLDPASEGRLFLFGTDRFGRDLWGRILLGGRVTLSVGIFGILLSTAIGVVMGGISGYYGGRLDNLIQRFIELLRSFPTLPLWLALSMILPPSWSSAKVYFGVVTVLSLIGWTGLARVVRGQYLALREKEFVVAAQALGATDSVVMFRHILPNITSYLIVSATLALPGMILGESSLSFLGLGIKEPMTSWGLLLRDAQTLQALKLYPWFLIPGLFIVVAVLAFNFLGDAVRDAFDPYARD, encoded by the coding sequence CACCGGGCGAAGCAGAGGTGCGGACCCTCACCCGCGCCCAGCGGGTGCGCCGGCGTTTCCTCCGGCACCGGGTGGGGGTGGCGGGCTTTGCGGTCGCGGCCGTCCTCTACCTGATCATCGCCCTGGGCCCCTTCCTCGCGCCCTATCCCTTCGACCAGATGCACCGCGACCACCGCTACGCGCCGCCCACGCCCATCCACTTCATGGACGCCGAGGGGCGCTTCCACGCAAGGCCCTTCGTCTACGGCATCGAGCGCACCCGGGACCCGGTCACCTTCCAGTTCCGCTACCAGGAGGACCGGAGCCAAATCCACCCCATCCGTTTCCTGGTGGCCGGGGAGCCCTACCGCTTCCTTGGCCTCCTCCCCGCCCGGGTACGCCTCTTCGGCCTCGACCCCGCAAGCGAAGGGCGCCTCTTCCTCTTCGGCACCGACCGCTTCGGGCGGGACCTGTGGGGGCGGATCCTGCTGGGCGGGCGGGTGACGCTCTCGGTGGGCATCTTCGGCATCCTGCTCAGCACCGCCATCGGCGTCGTGATGGGGGGCATCTCGGGGTACTACGGGGGCCGCCTGGACAACCTGATCCAGCGCTTCATCGAGCTGCTCCGCTCCTTTCCCACCCTGCCCCTCTGGCTCGCGCTGAGCATGATCCTCCCGCCCTCTTGGTCTTCGGCCAAGGTCTACTTCGGGGTGGTGACGGTGCTCTCGCTCATCGGATGGACGGGGCTCGCCCGGGTGGTGCGGGGGCAGTACCTGGCCCTGCGCGAGAAGGAGTTCGTGGTGGCGGCCCAGGCCCTGGGGGCGACCGACTCGGTGGTGATGTTCCGCCACATCCTTCCCAACATCACCTCGTACCTGATCGTCTCGGCCACGCTGGCCCTGCCCGGGATGATCCTGGGGGAGTCGTCCCTCAGCTTCCTGGGCCTGGGCATCAAGGAGCCCATGACGAGCTGGGGGCTCCTCCTGCGCGACGCGCAGACCCTCCAGGCCCTGAAGCTCTACCCGTGGTTCCTGATTCCGGGGCTCTTCATCGTGGTCGCGGTGCTCGCCTTCAACTTCCTGGGCGACGCGGTGCGGGACGCCTTCGATCCGTACGCGCGGGATTGA